A DNA window from Longimicrobiaceae bacterium contains the following coding sequences:
- the accC gene encoding acetyl-CoA carboxylase biotin carboxylase subunit codes for MFKKILVANRGEIALRIIRAAHELGVRAVAVYSEADRLAPHVLAADEAYLIGPAPSAQSYLRIDTLLEVAQRSGVEAVHPGYGFLAERAPFIRAVEDAGLRFIGPSATAVEEMGDKTAARRRVMAAGVPVVPGTSEPVAGATDAARVACEVGFPVLLKAAAGGGGKGMRVVREEGEISRALEAARNEARSAFGDDSIYIEKFLEGPRHIEIQVLADAHGNTLHLGERECSIQRRHQKMIEEAPSPVLTPEERARMGETAVAAARAVGYVGAGTVEFLYQDGDFYFLEMNTRIQVEHPVTEMVTGIDLVQWQIRIAAGERLPFSQEEIAWTGHAIECRITSEDPANGFLPSTGQIRELGVPGGPGVRWDGGIAPGFEVGLHYDPMLAKLIVHGPDRPSAIERMKRALRETRLVGVHSSIPFHLAVMDERDFRAGRLDIRYLDRHQADLLEAGPDAEAIRAAALAVALLEEEERERIRVRPASGGTAGAPSPWKRSVGWRGR; via the coding sequence TTGTTCAAGAAGATTCTAGTAGCCAATCGGGGTGAGATTGCCCTGCGGATCATCCGCGCTGCGCACGAATTGGGCGTGCGTGCGGTGGCGGTGTATTCGGAGGCGGATCGGCTGGCGCCGCACGTGCTGGCGGCGGACGAGGCGTACCTGATCGGGCCCGCGCCCTCGGCGCAGAGCTACCTGCGTATCGATACGCTGCTCGAGGTGGCGCAGCGCTCCGGGGTGGAGGCGGTGCACCCCGGCTACGGCTTCCTCGCCGAGCGCGCGCCGTTCATCCGGGCGGTGGAGGACGCGGGACTGCGCTTCATCGGGCCCTCCGCGACGGCGGTGGAGGAGATGGGCGACAAGACGGCGGCGCGGCGGCGGGTGATGGCTGCGGGCGTGCCGGTCGTGCCGGGCACCAGCGAGCCCGTGGCCGGGGCCACCGACGCCGCACGGGTTGCCTGCGAGGTCGGTTTTCCCGTGCTGCTGAAGGCGGCCGCCGGGGGCGGCGGGAAGGGAATGCGGGTGGTCCGCGAGGAAGGGGAGATCTCCCGCGCGCTGGAGGCGGCGCGCAACGAGGCCCGCTCTGCCTTTGGCGACGACTCCATCTACATCGAGAAGTTCCTCGAGGGGCCTCGGCACATCGAGATCCAGGTGCTCGCCGATGCGCACGGCAATACGCTGCACCTGGGCGAGCGCGAGTGCTCGATCCAGCGCCGTCACCAGAAGATGATCGAGGAAGCCCCCTCCCCGGTCCTCACCCCCGAGGAGCGGGCACGCATGGGGGAGACCGCCGTCGCCGCCGCGCGCGCGGTAGGCTACGTAGGCGCGGGCACCGTCGAGTTCCTCTACCAGGATGGTGACTTCTATTTCCTGGAGATGAACACCCGCATCCAGGTGGAGCACCCGGTGACCGAGATGGTGACCGGCATCGACCTGGTGCAGTGGCAGATCCGCATCGCCGCCGGCGAGCGCCTTCCTTTCTCCCAGGAGGAAATCGCCTGGACCGGGCACGCCATCGAGTGTCGGATCACCTCCGAGGATCCGGCCAACGGCTTCCTGCCCTCGACCGGGCAGATCCGCGAGCTCGGCGTCCCGGGCGGGCCGGGCGTACGGTGGGACGGCGGGATTGCACCCGGGTTCGAGGTGGGTCTGCACTACGATCCCATGTTGGCGAAGCTGATCGTGCACGGACCGGATCGGCCGAGCGCGATCGAGCGGATGAAGCGGGCGCTGCGCGAGACACGCCTGGTCGGGGTGCACAGCAGCATCCCCTTCCACCTGGCAGTCATGGACGAGCGGGATTTCCGTGCCGGCCGGCTCGACATCCGTTACCTGGATCGTCACCAGGCAGATCTTCTCGAGGCGGGCCCCGACGCCGAGGCCATTCGCGCCGCGGCGCTCGCGGTGGCGCTGCTCGAGGAGGAAGAGCGTGAGCGAATCCGGGTGCGGCCCGCCAGCGGCGGGACCGCCGGCGCGCCATCCCCCTGGAAGCGTTCGGTGGGTTGGAGGGGGCGGTGA
- a CDS encoding biotin/lipoyl-containing protein, which yields MRYYVTLAGRTVEVELTDGRALVDGQEVDVELASVPGSTLRHLRVNGVGHTLDVRRGETRGEWEVGVGGRSFATSIVDERTRAIRELAGTHATRTERTVTAPMPGLVVRVEVEEGQAVRAGQGVVIVEAMKMENELRAPGDGVVARVEVTAGQTVEKGAVLIVLE from the coding sequence ATGCGCTACTACGTCACGCTCGCGGGGCGCACGGTGGAGGTCGAGCTCACGGACGGGCGAGCCCTGGTGGACGGCCAGGAGGTCGATGTGGAGCTCGCCAGCGTGCCGGGGAGCACGCTCAGGCACCTGCGGGTGAACGGCGTCGGTCACACCCTGGATGTTCGCCGCGGCGAAACCCGAGGGGAATGGGAGGTCGGGGTGGGCGGGCGCAGCTTCGCGACCTCCATCGTCGACGAGCGCACGCGTGCCATACGTGAGCTTGCGGGGACGCACGCGACCCGGACGGAGCGAACCGTCACCGCACCGATGCCGGGTCTGGTGGTCCGGGTAGAGGTCGAGGAGGGGCAGGCGGTCAGAGCGGGGCAGGGGGTGGTTATCGTCGAGGCGATGAAGATGGAGAACGAGCTTCGCGCCCCGGGTGACGGCGTAGTGGCCCGCGTGGAGGTGACCGCGGGACAGACGGTGGAAAAGGGCGCCGTGCTGATCGTACTGGAGTGA
- a CDS encoding class I SAM-dependent RNA methyltransferase gives MTSDSGGRGRRPRAPMQGRVVPRRRPAPRAQVSIESIAAGGEGVGRLPDGRAVFVHRTAPGDTAEAEVVESHARWARGRLLRVLTPGAGRREAPCPFYRRCGGCTLEHLRYEAQLEAKGRIVADALTRIGHLPVDPPAVVPSPRTERYRNRVSFALRRAERGRVLAGFHALASPDEIVDVDGRCLLPEPAIARVWDLLREHWGPDAQRLPSGEQLRLTLRSTTAGAVSLLVEGGFSPGRPQELLEAVEGLKAIWHRPPDGRARLLAGSPALEEQWGGEIIAVAADAFLQVNREAAALLEAHVLELAGDVAGRRVVDAYCGVGINARRLARAGAQVVGIELDRAAIAAAREPQVQGAEFLEGTVEALLPEVLPASLVILNPPRSGVAPEVVNALLESPAESVIYVSCNPATLARDVSRLASHYRLQDVRAFDLFPQTAHVETVALLTLDQGLA, from the coding sequence GTGACCAGCGACAGCGGGGGACGAGGTCGCCGTCCGCGGGCTCCCATGCAGGGGCGGGTGGTGCCCCGCCGGCGGCCTGCGCCGCGCGCACAGGTGTCGATCGAGTCGATCGCGGCGGGGGGAGAAGGGGTTGGCCGACTCCCGGATGGGCGTGCGGTCTTCGTGCATCGAACGGCCCCGGGCGACACGGCCGAAGCAGAGGTAGTGGAGTCCCATGCTCGCTGGGCGCGTGGGCGGCTGCTGCGAGTGCTCACCCCCGGGGCCGGCCGTCGCGAGGCGCCCTGCCCGTTCTACCGGCGGTGCGGCGGGTGCACTCTGGAGCACCTGCGGTACGAGGCCCAGCTCGAGGCCAAGGGGCGCATCGTCGCCGACGCACTGACGCGGATCGGGCACCTTCCCGTCGACCCACCCGCGGTCGTCCCTTCGCCCCGCACCGAGCGGTATCGCAACCGCGTCTCCTTCGCCCTGCGCAGGGCGGAACGGGGGCGGGTGCTCGCCGGCTTTCACGCCCTGGCCTCACCTGACGAGATCGTCGATGTCGACGGGCGCTGTCTCCTGCCGGAGCCAGCGATTGCCAGGGTATGGGATCTCTTGCGAGAGCACTGGGGCCCCGACGCCCAGCGCCTCCCCTCGGGCGAGCAGCTCCGATTGACGCTGCGGTCGACTACGGCCGGGGCGGTGTCGCTACTGGTCGAGGGGGGCTTCTCCCCTGGACGCCCGCAGGAGCTGTTGGAGGCCGTGGAAGGCCTGAAGGCGATCTGGCATCGGCCGCCGGACGGGCGAGCGAGGCTCCTGGCGGGATCACCCGCCCTCGAGGAACAGTGGGGTGGCGAAATCATCGCTGTCGCCGCCGACGCCTTTCTCCAGGTGAATCGCGAGGCCGCGGCGCTGCTGGAGGCCCACGTGCTCGAGTTGGCGGGTGACGTAGCGGGCCGGCGGGTGGTGGATGCCTACTGCGGCGTGGGGATCAATGCCCGCCGCCTGGCCCGAGCGGGTGCCCAGGTGGTCGGCATCGAGCTCGACCGAGCAGCGATCGCGGCTGCCCGGGAGCCGCAGGTGCAGGGCGCCGAGTTCCTCGAGGGGACGGTCGAAGCGCTGCTGCCGGAGGTACTTCCCGCCTCGCTCGTGATCCTCAATCCCCCGCGCAGTGGGGTGGCACCGGAGGTCGTGAACGCATTGCTCGAGTCACCCGCGGAGTCTGTCATCTACGTCTCCTGCAATCCCGCCACCCTGGCGCGGGACGTGAGCCGGCTGGCATCGCACTACCGGCTCCAGGACGTGCGAGCCTTCGACCTCTTCCCTCAAACCGCGCACGTGGAGACCGTAGCACTGCTCACCCTCGACCAGGGTCTCGCCTGA